The Porites lutea chromosome 4, jaPorLute2.1, whole genome shotgun sequence genome contains a region encoding:
- the LOC140934708 gene encoding galanin receptor 2a-like produces the protein MNNSSGFNETNITHASNVTPLPPKPDSVDIPLDLKIGLTSAYVVIFLVALFGNSVGFYVVLINKESSSTSVTNLFIGNMAVADLLLTITIMPFSVAYLYRKTLWIGGTLGSITCKALLYVIPVFISASVFTMMLISFDRFYAVFYPLKGKFFRKPKVLSSTIWVLSFGLMSPYVLLYQTIETQPGVYHCLQEWPWAPPNDTDFTETYKVLKSFHICVFVIVYALPLSITIIIYSLICRKLWLRKIPGNVTNTNLAAEKRLKRKVTRLLVITCVVFAVCWFPVYVDHYFWYVRPDQNHRLPIRVQMLFNWIAHANSALNPCLYILLNEKFRQKFQTTLHNLLQFGSSKNNCSDTKSNNKRFLTVAAPRKTDAYTLPQSPTKANSGQTNLKLSLLNIRDNRSPPNGRTKTSLNNNTKETKDDVVTKAI, from the exons ATGAACAACTCATCAGGATTTAATG AAACAAACATCACTCACGCCTCGAACGTAACCCCACTCCCACCGAAACCAGACAGCGTCGATATTCCACTAGACCTCAAGATTGGCCTGACGTCAGCATATGTGGTAATTTTCCTCGTAGCTCTATTTGGTAACTCGGTTGGTTTCTACGTGGTATTAATTAACAAGGAATCTTCATCCACCAGCGTGACAAACCTGTTCATTGGCAACATGGCCGTTGCAGATCTGCTGCTAACTATCACGATTATGCCGTTTTCGGTCGCCTATTTGTACCGTAAAACTCTTTGGATCGGAGGAACGTTGGGTAGCATTACTTGCAAAGCGCTTTTATATGTCATTCCAGTGTTTATTTCCGCTTCTGTTTTTACAATGATGCTGATTTCGTTTGACAGATTCTACGCCGTATTTTACCCTTTGAAAGGGAAATTTTTCCGAAAGCCAAAAGTCTTGTCATCAACTATATGGGTTTTATCTTTTGGGTTAATGAGTCCATATGTTTTATTGTATCAAACAATAGAGACGCAACCAGGCGTTTACCATTGTTTACAGGAGTGGCCATGGGCACCACCAAACGACACAGACTTCACCGAAACATATAAAGTGCTTAAGAGCTTCCACATCTGCGTTTTTGTCATAGTATACGCGTTACCTCTCTCCATAACAATAATCATTTACTCCTTAATTTGCCGAAAATTATGGCTGCGTAAGATTCCAGGAAATGTGACAAATACCAACCTCGCCGctgaaaaaaggttaaaacgCAAGGTAACACGTCTGCTGGTCATCACATGCGTGGTATTTGCGGTCTGCTGGTTTCCTGTCTATGTGGATCATTACTTCTGGTACGTACGACCCGATCAAAACCACAGGTTGCCAATTAGAGTTCAGATGCTATTCAACTGGATAGCACATGCCAACAGCGCTTTAAATCCATGCCTTTACATTCTACTGAATGAAAAATTTCGCCAAAAGTTTCAAACAACCCTGCACAATTTACTGCAATTTGGttcctcaaaaaacaattgCAGTGACACTAAGTCAAATAATAAGAGGTTTTTAACAGTTGCGGCTCCGCGTAAAACCGATGCTTATACGTTACCACAAAGCCCAACGAAGGCCAATTCTGGACAAACAAACTTAAAGCTTTCTTTGCTGAATATCAGAGATAACCGTTCGCCACCAAATGGCCGGACTAAGACTTCCCTGAATaataacacaaaagaaaccaaggATGACGTCGTTACCAAGGCAATTTAA